The Apus apus isolate bApuApu2 chromosome 14, bApuApu2.pri.cur, whole genome shotgun sequence nucleotide sequence TGTGCATTTCCTTTTCACAGATCATGTAGCAGACACcattttccagatttctttGGAATCACAAAAATGGGGGTATTCCAGGGACCTGTGGAGGGTTGTATATGTTTAGCTGCTAATTGTTCTTCCATGAGTTGATGAGCCATGGTCAGCCTTTCTCTGGATAACGGCCACTGATCTACCCATACTGGTGAATCTTGTAACCATGTTAGCTTCAGTATGGGAGGCTGTGTGTTAGTGACCACACTTAAAAAAGCTCATTTGTAAGGACCATTCCCATTTGGCCTAATAAGTCATGACCCACGAGTCCATGAAGCTCCTCAGGCAAGGGAACAACATAAGGCTGAACCAGCACCCTTTGACCATCTTCAAACTGGAATTGAACAGGTTTAGCACTGATCCGTGGAATCTGTGATCCTCCCACTCCTATCACTTGTGCCACTGGTAGAGTCAAAGGCCAGGAGGATGGCCAGTATTTCTCATTTATTAGGGTGATATCAGCTCCTGTATCCAAAATCAATAGGAGATGGACTTGCATAGATCCCATAGACAAGGTGACTGGGTGTTTTGGTCGATCTCCCAAGCCGATTGTCAGAACTGTTTGGTATCCTGTAGAGCCAAATCCCCCATCTAGCCGATGAAGTTGTGATGATTGTTGCTGAGGGGTCTGCTGGATTAAGGCCTCAAGTGCCACAATTTGTGCAATCTTGCTACCCCTTGGGGTATAAACAGGTGGTTGGAGGGCATAAGCCATAATCTTGATCTGTCCGGTATAATCCACATCGATAACTCCTGGGAGTATGACAGCTCCTTGTTTCCCTGTTGATGATCGGCCAGTTATTAGTCCTCCAACAGTTGAATCCACTGAAAACAAAGGGCCAAAAGCAGTCGTAGGAATCAATGTAACTTGTTTCTCCTGTAATGTAACATCTATTGCTGTTTCCACATCAAACCCGAGACTCCCTCTTGTGGCAGGGTGATGGCATTGGAAGAAGCTGCTTCCCGAGCTTGGGGGTGGCCTATTTTTGTCATCACGCGGGCTCCTCCAGCCGTTTCCCGATCTTGGGCAAACTCCTGTAACGTGTGTTATTCCGGCACGCATCACACCAGGAGCAGTACACGAACGTTTCATGTGACCTCCTTCTCCACATCGAAAACACGCACCAGAGAGACCAGCTCGTCGTGGCGTCCCCTTATTTTTGTTGGGTGTTTCATGTGAAATAGCAGCTGCTACTACGATCCCTCCTTTTATAGCATCTTTCATGGCAGCAGTAAATGCTGCACTTTGACTTGAACTCTCTGCGCGTGCCGCTCTTTCCACCACATCATCAACACCGGGTCCTTGTGGGAGAGTTGCCAGTATTGCTTTAATCTTTGCATTGGCATTTTCAAAGGCCAATGTGCGATACAAATGATCAGCTATTGGTTGAGGCAGCTCTGGGGCATCCTTTATTGCTGTTGCTAGGCCATCAATGAAGTGTGTATAAGGTTCCGTAACCCCTTGCTTGACAGATAAATAAGAAGGCATCTTCTTATCTCCAGGTACCATGAGTAGAGCCCTATGTGTCAATTGTTGAGATAATTGATGACATTTTTGACCGAGCTGCAACTGTGTGTCAACGGTTGCATACATTACTGCACCCAAAAGCATATCAGCCTCCAGACCGAGCAAGTTGTCTGGTACGTTAGGATTCTGGTGGTGTGTAGCTTCCTCTATTGCTAATTTCTTCCAGTTACGCTCAAATAAAAGCAATTGTGATGATGTCAACAATAAGGAAGCAACCTTATATGGGTCACCAGGGAGCAGTACATCCCCAGTAAAAATAAACGGCACAACAGACCGGGCAGCCTCCGACCGTGAGTAGTAacagtttgctttgcttgttgTAATATTTTCCAATCATGGGGCTCCCATCTTCCATGCCCTTCTTGATAAACTACTGGACAAACAATTTTCTCAGCCGACTCATAATCTCCTTGTAGAATAGCATCACGAATTACTCCAGACCACCGCTGCGACCCTGAATGCTGACGTGTTGGCAGATTCGAGGTAGGTAACGGCGGAGCAGAGGGTCAAGGTGGAGCAGAAGATCAAGGTGGAGCAGCAGATCTTAATGCTTTAGCTCTCTGAATGGGACTCAGAGATGGCAGGGAGTTTGATTCCTGCACTGTTGTTAAAGAGGAGgctaatttttctgcttttttcattgGCTCCGTCACCTGCTCAGATATACACAACGTTTTACTCCCCTTGTCCTGGGTCGAGCAAGCACCCTGCATTTCCTCGCCGTCTTTCTCCTCACCCTCCTGTTCGTTAATCCACGCTCGCACCTCCTCATCCGATTCTACAGCCGCCTCAGACTCATTTAACAGTTTCAAAGCATCCTGATTTGAAGTAGCTGCAGCCGAGTCCAAAGCACCCCCTGAAGTACCTTCAGCCAAACTAGGACCCTGTTGAGATTCAAGCTTAGCTTTCAACTCTTGCAGATTAGCTGCTACCGGAGCTGTCATCCCTTTTATCGGTCTCAAGTGACCAACCCCAAGGAATTTTCTTAAATGGGACGGCTCCTCTGCTCCAGGTGATTTACTATCCCCTAAAgcttccacagcagcagccgtgaccttcttttctgctttcgTTGCCTGTAAAGTATCAATCACCACTGGCCACACAGGACCCAATTCTTTACCTTCACGACCGCCTCGCCCTCCTGCTATAGTCGCTTTCAACAAAGCTTCTCCCACCTCAGCAACAtcaaaaaggaaaggagcagaCTGTAATAATTGCCGTTGCCGAGCCCATTGAACTAAGCtatctattttttcttcagttatcttttcccctctcttaGAGAGAATAGTAGCTAATAAACGGACTGCCGCAGTTATTTCCATAGCGGTCTTAACTCTTGTTCCCTTGTGGTCCTCCCTTCAGGCTGGGACAGAGAGGCCTCCTTTCTTCTGGGTTCTGTTCCGGGTTCCTCTGCGCCGTACGGACCACTCCAGCCTTCCCCACTCCTGCCTCCCAGGATTCACAGAATCTTGCGGAGGTATTTCTCTTGCCGCCTGCACGCTGCCTGACAGCTTTAGCAGCAAAGTCCAAGGATCCCTGACTTCTATCCCATCTTCACGCTGTCCGGCAGCTGGAACAGCAAAGTCCGAGGGTCCCTGCTCGGGCGCCAAATGTTGCAACAAATCCGATCGGGGGTAGGGCCGAGTAACAACACAACGACCAATATGATCTTGCACATCGTTCTGGTTTATTGTTAGTTCAGTTGCTCCTTATATACTTTAAGTTACTGTCCACGCAGCTGTGTGTGCGGACAGATACCTGATGTGATTGGCTAAAGATCAGTGTTCACGGGGCAGGCTTTATTTTGCTACTCGTTAGGCATCACGATATGACTTTATTAATTACCCTAGGCCTTTAGGCATGATACGCACTAGATAGATACATTCTGCAGTCTTCTCACCTGTCTTCCCATCCTTGGATGCCCAAAGAAGATACATTTCCTCAGGTTCCCAAGGCTAAAGACAATCCTGGCTTTAAAGAAGAACAATGACTAGTTTCATACTCTGCTGCTACAGCAAGGATTGCTAAATTCTCCCAAGCCCACAAAATCATGTCCCCTCTGTAGGAGAAATTCTTCCACAACCGGCTGTATTAAAAATTCCCTCACAGCTGGGAGCAGACCCAGGTGTCAGGgcccaaccccacctggacAGTGGGTGACAAACCTCAGCGTGTCCCCTGCCAGAGCGCTGCTGGGGCGGTGGCTGTGCCGGGGAGGCccttcccagtgctcccagtccATCCATCCTCCAGTATCCCAGTTAGGGGGTTCAGCTGGCAGTGGGGACAGGAGAGGAGTGCTGTTGGGGCCGTCCCACCTCCTGTTTCCTTGGTTTGCTCCTCCTGGGCTGAGGCAAATCCCATTTTTGGGAGGTTTGTGCCATGGGGAGAAGCTCAGCTCTTGTCCCCTGACGTGTCAAAGCTGCTTCAGGAGCCTCACAAAAATGTTCAGTGTTCTGTGTTTTACCATTGCCCTGTtgagagggggaaaagagagtTTTTTACGCATTTCTCTCCCAGTAGCTGCTTGTCCTTTCCCCCAGGcccagctttcctttctctggagAAAAACCTCCCGTGCCCCTCAGCCGGGCgtcagggctgctgctgctggcagctttgGGGCCACTGGGCTGTGAGTTGGCAGGAAGCTCGGGCCCTGCTGCCACTCTGCACCCAGATGTCACAGCCCCAGCCAGTGGTCAGGGGTGGCttcctgtcccctcctccctgtccccagccctgggcccTCCCTGCTCTTCGTGCCATGGAGGACGAGCAGGGCTACATGGTGCTGGACAAgcggggggctgaggggagcccGGGCCCCCTGCAGGATGCAGGTATTGGGGGTCTCCCTGCCAACACTgaggggtggggagagaggaaagatggGGTGGGGATGACTTCAGAAGCCAGGTGATgtcccccagagctgctggagctgaggaaactgaggcacggagcAAGGGAGGAGGGTCTGGGGGGGCCTTTCTGGAGGCTCTGGCTCCTCAGACACCCTGGCTGGTTGCCCTCCTGTCTCTGCTGAGGAGCGGGTCTCAGCTGTGACCCCaacagagggagctgggggtccCCCAGCTGCTGGTGTCACCCCTTTGTGCAGGGGTTTGGGGGAGCTAGGGGGGTCTGCAGGGATCTGGGGGGGAAGTCCCCAAGGTGTTTTGTCCCGCGACACCTTCCGCTGGGCTCTCTGGCAATGGGGGGCACATGGATGCTCTCGAgctcccccccctttttttcccctgagtgCAGGATCTCGCCCCCAAGTCCCCTGGGGGGGTTCATCCCCGCGGCGGGAGAGAGTCCGGACAGGAGCCCCTCGCTGTCCCCGCTGGCtcctgggggtcctgctgggggtcctgctggggGTCCTGCTGAGCGCCCTGGTGTTCTGCGGTGAGTTGACACCGGGGGTGAGATccgggggggctgggaggggccCGGGTGCCCCAGAGCAGGCTGAGCTCCCGTCTCTCGCAGTGCCGTGGCTGGTGGCAGAGCGGGGACAGCCCGGGGGCACAGGGGGCTGCGGGAACGCCTCGCTGGGATGCGGGATTTCCGCTTTGGGCTGCGCCTGCCTGGAGCTGCGGAAGAGCCTGTGCCCCCCGCCAGGTAACCCACCCCCCACGGAACCACCCCCAGATGAGCCATGTCGGAGCGTCCCTTCCAGCTGTCCCCAGCCGGCTGGGGTGCCTCAGTGTGGGGGTGTCTGTCTGCCCGCAGTGGGGGagagctgcaggctctgccccCCCGCCTGGAGCCTGCGGGGGAACAAGTGCTTCTGGATTTCCGACGGGGTGAACCCCTGGAACGGGAGCCGGCAGGACTGCGTGGAGTGGGGGGGCGAGCTGCTGATGCCAGGGGACCAGGAGGAGCTGGTAAAGGGATCGATGGCAGCGGGGGGGTGGGCTGGGTGCCGGGGTTgcccccaggggctggggggaccaGGGGAAGGGTCGAGAGGGGTCACCAGAAATGGGAGGTCAGCgcccagccctgtgcccaaGCCTGCAGGGTGTCTGTCAGGGGACACCGGtgacaaggacaggctggagccTGGCTTGGGCCGGCGACCCACGTCCCGTGGGTGTCACCGCCTCCCCTCTGTCCCCGCCCAGGATTTCCTAGACCAGCTGCTCCAGAAACCCACCCGCTACTTCTGGATCGGCCTCTCCGCCCCCTCGGCCGGGACGGGCTGGACCTGGCTGAACGGCTCCTGCCTGGACCAGAGCTGGTGAGCAGGGATGGGGGACCCCCCCGTCACCCCAGCGACCCTCGTGCCGTGACACGGGGGTCCCTCCTGCACCCCCCAGGTTCCCGCTGAGCTCCGAGGGTGGAGGAGACAAAACCTGCGGGGTGCTGAGGGGGGACGGGATCGGCGCCGAGAACTGCACCGCGGGGCTGCAGTGGATCTGCCAGAAAGAAGCCACCCTGTTCTGAGCCGGAGGAGGGGGCATCACCCCCTTTCCCCATCCTCACTTGCATGCTAACGTGTGTATAAGAAGGGAGCCGCGGGGGGTCGGGGCGGGACTGACTTCGGTGGGGGTGTTTGGGAGCAGAACAAGCCCTGGGCTGAAGCCACCAGCAGGTCAAAAGCACTGAAACCTGCACCCCAAAAGATCATCCTCGAGGGATGCGCAGAGGAGAACAAAGAATTGTCATGGGGTGAAAAACACTTTCATGGCTCTGAGATCCTCCAGCAGCATCACTGGGGCTGCTTCTGACCAGGCTTGGGCCAGGGATGAGGCTGGTGGGAAAGCCCTGGGAAGTGATTCTGGGGAAAGGGGCTGAGAAGTCACTCAAAAACATATGGAAAATTGAGAATACttacaaaaaaatccacttttggGGGGAatctggggcaggagggaaaaaagtgcTGCATTTATGACAGCTTTGCTGGTGCCAAGATGATCTGTGCTCTCACTGGAGAGAGGAGAAGTCGGGGATGCTCAGGATGGGGAAGAAATGATGTCATGGAAAAGTGGGACACTCTGGGCAATGGGgctgagcctggagcagcaggaaaagctccTGGGGAATGGGAAAGAGCACAGGGTGATCTTGCCCCTTCCCTCAGGGCAGGGAAGATGTGACCCAGCTGAGGCAATAAAGGTGcattatctttcttttaattgttgTTATTAATTCTTCATGGTACTTAAAGGAACGGAAGGGGGGCAGTTTGAGGGGTTGCACCTGAGATTTCACAGCACCTTCCACAAGAGGACAGAGGCAATTTATCCAAAAAGGCTTTTCCACTGGCAGAATAATAGTGACAACCCCAGGCCTGTGTGGCAGCAAACAGGGAGAATTCGGACCCCCCGAATTTCCCCTCTCATGATTTTAATGGTGCTAACATGGTAATAAGTTACTCAAACTGGTGTTGGATGAAGCAGCTGGATCCCTGACCTCCAGGGAACAGCAGAAcctgcccaggagctgcctggagtAGAGTGAGCAGACCAACAAGTCTCTAAATGAGAGCTGCCCCAGAGCTAGATCAGAAATGTGGGCTCTAGAAAGATGAGATGGCCTTCTGGGGCCAaagtgctgctcttctgctttggCAACCAAGCCCAGGGAAGTGCAGAGCTCATTTTCCAGAGGTGTTAGCCCTGGAACTGGAGGGGATGATCCTCTCTCCATGATGCTCAGAggaccacagcagctgccagctgcaATCTAACCACAGCCAGTCTGCAGTCACGACAGCAGCAATGGAGACAATGCAGCTCCTGGGGGGCTGCCTGGACCTTCTCTGACCTGGGCTGTTGGCCTGGGGTCATGGAatcagagaatcccagactggtttgggttggaagggaccttaaagatcatctagatccaacccccctgcatgggcagggacacctcccaccagcccaggttgctccaagccccatccaacctgcccttcaacactgccagggatggggcagccacagcttccctgggcagcctgttccagtgtcccaccaccctcacagcgaagaattccttcctcatgtccaacctccatctcccctctgccgGTTTAAAGCTctcaccccttgtcctgtcgcGACACGTCCCCGCAGTAGCTCACGGGGCTGCCGAGACGCAGAGCCCAGCGCTGACAGCCGGGCGGGCAGGAGCCCCGGGGGTCTCTCCCCGGCAGGCACGGCCGGGCTGGGTCTCCCGGGGCTGGGTCTCCCCGGGCCGGGTCTCCCCGGGGCCGCTCCCGAAGCCGCGGGCAGcgctgccggccccgccgccccccggtGCCGCCGGGTGTCGGGACAGCGGCTGCGCCACGGACGGCGCCGCCATgatctgcctgctgctgggcctCCTGGCCGGCCTCTTGCAGAGCGGTGCGGGCCGGGACCCCCGAGGCGGCCCTTCCCCCCTGCCCGTGCCCCCCGGCAGGGCCGGGCCCCCCGCGGCGGAGGGCGCGGGCTCTGACGGCTCCGCTCTCTCCCTGcagccggcggcggcggcggcggcgaaCGCACCTTCGTGGCCATCAAACCGGACGGGGTGCAGCGGCGCCTGGTCGGGGAGATCATCCGGAGGTTCGAGAGGAAGGGACTGCAGCTGGTGGGGCTGAAGCTCCTGCAGGTGAGCggcccggggccggggctccTCGGGGCCCGGGGCTCCTCGGTGCCCGGAGGTTCTCGGGGCTCCTCGGTGCTCGGGGCTCCTCGGTGCCCGGAGGTTCTCGGTGCTCGGGGGGTTCTCGGTGCTCGGGGGGTTCTCGGGGCTCGGGGGGTTCTCTGTGCCCGGGGGTTCTCGGTGCTCGGGGCTCCTCGGTCCCCGGGGCGTTCTCTGTGCCCGGGGGTTCTCGGGGCTCCTCAGTGCCCGGGGGGTTCTCGGTGTCCGGGGGGGTTCTCGGTGCTCGGGGGTTCTCGGTGCCCGGGGGTTCTCGGTGCTCGGGGGGTTCTCGGTGCTCGGGACTTCCCGGTGCCCGGGGCTTCTCGGTCCCCGGGGCGTTCTCTGTGCCCGGGGGTTCTCGGGGCTCCTCGGTGCCCGGGGCTCCTCAGTGCCCGGGGGGTTCTCGGTGCCCGGGGGGGTCTCTGTGCACGGGGGTTCTCGGGGCTCCTCGGTGCccggggctgtgctggtgcGTGGGGCTTTCTGCCTGCCCCCAGGTCGCTGTCTCTCTGTCAGGGCTGAG carries:
- the LOC127390646 gene encoding killer cell lectin-like receptor subfamily B member 1B allele B; translated protein: MEDEQGYMVLDKRGAEGSPGPLQDAGSRPQVPWGGSSPRRERVRTGAPRCPRWLLGVLLGVLLGVLLSALVFCVPWLVAERGQPGGTGGCGNASLGCGISALGCACLELRKSLCPPPVGESCRLCPPAWSLRGNKCFWISDGVNPWNGSRQDCVEWGGELLMPGDQEELDFLDQLLQKPTRYFWIGLSAPSAGTGWTWLNGSCLDQSWFPLSSEGGGDKTCGVLRGDGIGAENCTAGLQWICQKEATLF
- the LOC127390391 gene encoding nucleoside diphosphate kinase 3-like, with amino-acid sequence MSNLHLPSAGLKLSPLVLSRHVPAVAHGAAETQSPALTAGRAGAPGVSPRQARPGWVSRGWVSPGRVSPGPLPKPRAALPAPPPPGAAGCRDSGCATDGAAMICLLLGLLAGLLQSAGGGGGGERTFVAIKPDGVQRRLVGEIIRRFERKGLQLVGLKLLQASEELLKEHYVALRDRPFYGRLVKDMSSGPVVAMVWQGMDVVKTVRAMIGETDPAESRPGTIRGDFCLEVSKNVIHGSDSAESARQEISLWFHPEELACWEDTAQHWIYA